A stretch of Candidatus Omnitrophota bacterium DNA encodes these proteins:
- a CDS encoding 3-isopropylmalate dehydrogenase has protein sequence MKSYKIAVIPGDGTGPEVVREGMKVLEAAGKKFGFKLEPTHYDFGGERYKKTGKLLEDQDIDDLKKYTAIFLGAIGHPDVKPGILETGILLKLRFSLDQYINLRPVKLYNAAFCPLKDKKPEDIDFVVVRENSEGLYKGLGEFQKKGTKDEVALQVSHNTRKGVERCLRYAFEYTRKRNKRKKLTLCGKTNVLTYAWDLWERTFKEVAKEYPDITTDYAHVDATTMWFVKNPEWFDVIVTDNMFGDIITDLGAMIQGGMGIAAGGNINPQGVSMFEPIGGSAPKYTGQNVINPLAAICAGGMMLETLGEAKAAKAIEDAVIKLVATKIKSLGAGKMGYSTLEVGDLVAQAL, from the coding sequence ATGAAGTCCTATAAAATTGCCGTAATCCCCGGGGACGGCACCGGTCCGGAAGTTGTCCGAGAGGGGATGAAAGTCCTCGAAGCCGCAGGCAAAAAGTTCGGGTTTAAACTGGAACCGACCCACTATGATTTCGGGGGCGAGCGCTACAAGAAGACCGGCAAACTTCTGGAAGACCAGGATATCGACGACCTGAAAAAATACACCGCGATCTTTCTGGGAGCCATTGGACATCCGGACGTGAAGCCGGGGATACTGGAAACGGGCATCCTCCTCAAACTGCGGTTTTCCCTGGACCAGTACATCAACCTGCGGCCGGTCAAACTTTACAACGCGGCGTTCTGCCCGCTCAAGGACAAGAAACCGGAAGACATTGATTTCGTGGTGGTCCGCGAGAACTCCGAAGGGCTTTACAAAGGCCTGGGGGAATTCCAGAAGAAGGGGACCAAGGACGAAGTCGCCCTCCAGGTGTCCCACAACACCCGCAAGGGCGTGGAACGTTGCCTGCGTTACGCATTCGAATACACCCGCAAACGCAATAAAAGGAAAAAACTGACTCTCTGCGGAAAGACCAACGTCCTGACCTACGCGTGGGACCTGTGGGAACGGACGTTCAAAGAAGTGGCCAAAGAATATCCCGACATTACGACGGATTACGCTCACGTCGACGCCACGACCATGTGGTTCGTCAAGAACCCGGAATGGTTTGACGTCATCGTGACCGACAACATGTTCGGCGACATCATCACGGACCTCGGCGCCATGATCCAGGGCGGGATGGGCATCGCCGCAGGCGGGAACATCAACCCGCAGGGCGTGTCCATGTTCGAGCCCATCGGCGGCAGCGCGCCCAAATACACGGGACAAAACGTGATCAATCCGCTGGCCGCGATCTGCGCCGGCGGCATGATGCTGGAAACTCTCGGCGAAGCCAAGGCCGCGAAAGCCATTGAAGACGCCGTGATCAAACTTGTGGCCACTAAAATCAAATCTTTGGGCGCCGGCAAAATGGGATATTCCACATTGGAAGTCGGCGACCTGGTGGCCCAGGCGCTGTAG
- the fabF gene encoding beta-ketoacyl-ACP synthase II gives MPHKRRVVITGSGVVSPVGTGTEKFWKSLVEGRSGIRPITHFDAGQFDSRIAGTIIDFNPADYFSTKEARHLAIFVQYAVVCAREAIAMAKLDTKNMDLDRMGVLIGSGIGSLETLEQEFTKYIEKGPGRISPFFIPKMIINEAAGQVSIDTGARGPCTCVATACATATNAIGDAFRFIQYGDADVMLAGGTESATTVMGVGGFCALKALSRRNDAPEKACRPFELNRDGFIMAEGAGVVLMETLEHAKARGAKILGEMVGYGRTSDAYHVTAPESTGAGAAKAMQLALNDAGLAPQDISYINAHGTSTKLNDEVETLAMKTVFKEFAKKIPVSSTKSMTGHLLGAAGGIEFIACQQAIRDNIVPPTINYETPDPACDLDYVPNTARKIDVKSAMSNSLGFGGHNASVIIKRYQE, from the coding sequence ATGCCCCATAAAAGACGCGTCGTAATCACCGGATCGGGCGTCGTTTCCCCGGTCGGGACTGGCACGGAAAAATTCTGGAAGTCTTTGGTCGAAGGCCGCAGCGGCATCCGGCCGATCACCCATTTCGACGCCGGCCAGTTCGACTCCCGCATCGCCGGGACGATCATCGACTTTAATCCCGCGGACTATTTTTCCACAAAAGAAGCCCGGCATCTGGCGATCTTTGTCCAATACGCCGTGGTCTGCGCCCGCGAAGCCATCGCCATGGCCAAGCTGGACACCAAGAACATGGATTTGGACAGGATGGGGGTCCTCATCGGATCAGGAATCGGCAGCCTGGAAACGCTCGAGCAGGAATTCACCAAATATATCGAGAAAGGTCCTGGCCGGATATCTCCGTTCTTTATCCCCAAAATGATCATCAACGAGGCCGCCGGTCAGGTTTCCATTGACACCGGGGCCCGTGGGCCGTGCACCTGCGTCGCCACGGCCTGCGCCACGGCGACCAACGCCATCGGGGACGCCTTCCGCTTCATCCAGTACGGCGACGCGGACGTCATGCTCGCCGGGGGGACCGAAAGCGCCACAACGGTCATGGGTGTCGGCGGGTTTTGCGCGCTCAAGGCCTTGAGCCGGCGCAATGACGCGCCGGAAAAAGCCTGCCGCCCGTTTGAGCTCAACCGCGACGGTTTTATCATGGCCGAAGGGGCAGGGGTTGTCCTCATGGAAACCCTGGAACACGCCAAGGCGCGCGGGGCAAAAATCCTGGGCGAAATGGTCGGATACGGACGCACTTCCGACGCCTATCACGTGACGGCACCGGAATCCACGGGAGCCGGCGCGGCCAAAGCCATGCAACTGGCGCTGAACGACGCGGGATTGGCGCCGCAAGACATTTCCTACATCAATGCCCATGGGACATCAACAAAACTCAATGACGAAGTCGAGACCCTGGCGATGAAAACCGTTTTCAAGGAATTTGCGAAAAAAATTCCGGTGAGTTCCACCAAATCCATGACCGGCCATCTCCTGGGGGCGGCGGGGGGCATCGAGTTTATCGCCTGCCAGCAGGCCATCCGCGACAACATCGTGCCGCCGACCATCAACTACGAAACCCCCGACCCGGCATGCGACCTCGACTACGTGCCGAACACGGCCCGCAAGATCGACGTCAAGTCCGCGATGTCAAACTCTCTCGGATTCGGCGGACATAACGCCAGCGTCATCATCAAGCGTTACCAGGAATAA
- a CDS encoding acyl carrier protein, whose protein sequence is MAVADKIKSIIAEQLGVKPEEVTPQASFIDDLGADSLDTVELIMALEEEFSVEIPDEDAEKMATVGDAIKYIEEKTGTK, encoded by the coding sequence ATGGCTGTTGCAGACAAAATCAAATCCATCATCGCAGAGCAATTAGGGGTCAAGCCGGAAGAAGTGACCCCCCAGGCATCGTTCATCGATGACCTTGGAGCCGACTCCCTTGACACCGTCGAGCTGATCATGGCCCTCGAGGAAGAGTTCAGCGTGGAGATCCCGGACGAAGACGCCGAAAAAATGGCGACGGTCGGGGACGCTATCAAATATATCGAAGAAAAAACCGGGACGAAATAA
- the fabG gene encoding 3-oxoacyl-[acyl-carrier-protein] reductase, with translation MLFKDEVVIVTGSTRGIGKEIAKAFAREGATVAVTGRSAETAQAVADEIAREGGKTEALACDVADAENVQKTVNKILDKYKRVDILVNNAGITKDNLLLRMSVEDFDTVINTNLRGVFNFTKTVTKAMLKAKKGRIINIASIIGITGNAGQANYAASKAGIIGFTKSVAKEFASRGITANAVAPGYIETEMTGQLNAQTREDILKAIPLGRFGTARDVADTCLFLASPAAAYITGQTIVVDGGLAV, from the coding sequence ATGTTATTCAAAGATGAGGTCGTGATCGTGACCGGTTCCACCCGCGGCATCGGCAAGGAAATCGCCAAGGCCTTTGCCAGGGAGGGGGCCACCGTGGCCGTGACCGGCCGCAGCGCGGAAACCGCCCAGGCCGTTGCCGACGAGATCGCCCGGGAGGGAGGGAAAACCGAGGCATTGGCCTGCGACGTGGCCGATGCGGAAAATGTGCAAAAAACCGTCAATAAAATTCTTGACAAATATAAGAGGGTTGATATATTAGTTAACAACGCAGGCATTACAAAAGATAATTTACTGCTCCGGATGAGCGTCGAGGATTTCGACACCGTCATCAACACAAACCTCCGGGGCGTTTTTAACTTTACCAAGACGGTGACTAAGGCGATGCTGAAGGCCAAAAAGGGCCGCATCATCAACATCGCTTCGATCATTGGGATTACAGGCAACGCCGGTCAGGCCAATTACGCGGCCAGCAAGGCCGGAATCATCGGATTCACCAAATCCGTTGCCAAAGAATTCGCGTCCCGCGGAATCACGGCCAACGCTGTCGCGCCCGGATACATTGAAACTGAAATGACCGGCCAGCTCAACGCCCAGACCCGCGAGGACATCCTGAAGGCCATCCCCTTAGGACGATTCGGAACGGCCCGGGATGTGGCAGACACCTGCCTGTTCCTGGCATCCCCGGCAGCCGCTTATATCACGGGACAAACGATCGTTGTGGACGGGGGACTGGCTGTCTGA
- a CDS encoding septal ring lytic transglycosylase RlpA family protein: protein MRNLRILLVAIVTFMSGVVAHAKITKPAVVQVKRKTVMSGKASWYSEKDPGINRRTANNEIFDDSDLTCAIWGAPFNQRVRVTNRDNGKSIVVRVNDRGPHYRFVRRGRIIDLTRSAFSQIAPLKRGLINVEIEFIDS from the coding sequence ATGAGAAACCTTAGGATACTTCTGGTAGCGATTGTGACGTTCATGAGCGGAGTGGTTGCCCACGCGAAAATCACCAAGCCCGCCGTTGTCCAGGTGAAGAGGAAGACGGTGATGTCCGGCAAGGCATCCTGGTATTCAGAAAAGGACCCCGGCATCAACCGCCGGACGGCCAACAACGAAATCTTTGACGATTCCGACCTGACCTGCGCGATCTGGGGCGCCCCGTTCAACCAGCGCGTCCGGGTCACCAACCGTGACAACGGAAAATCCATTGTCGTGCGCGTCAACGACCGCGGACCCCATTACCGCTTTGTACGCCGGGGAAGGATCATCGACCTGACGCGTTCGGCGTTCTCCCAAATAGCACCCCTGAAACGCGGTCTCATCAACGTTGAGATCGAGTTCATCGATTCTTAA
- the folK gene encoding 2-amino-4-hydroxy-6-hydroxymethyldihydropteridine diphosphokinase has translation MNTAVIGLGSNIQPKTNIAKAKDILARRYTLLAESKFVRTTAIGPGQQSDFLNGAVLLRTSLGRQRLKIALGRIEKLLGRTERQKGYVPRPIDLDIVVWNGKVVHPDFHTRKFLKASVLELLPNLKD, from the coding sequence ATGAACACCGCCGTGATCGGACTGGGTTCCAATATCCAGCCAAAAACCAATATTGCCAAGGCCAAGGACATCCTCGCCCGCCGTTACACGCTGCTGGCCGAATCAAAATTTGTGAGGACAACGGCCATCGGCCCCGGGCAACAAAGCGACTTTCTCAACGGCGCGGTCCTGCTCCGGACCTCCCTCGGCCGCCAACGGCTGAAAATCGCGCTGGGCCGCATTGAAAAACTTCTTGGCCGGACCGAACGGCAAAAAGGATATGTCCCTCGCCCGATCGACCTCGACATCGTCGTCTGGAACGGCAAAGTGGTCCATCCGGATTTCCATACCCGCAAATTCCTGAAGGCATCCGTCCTGGAACTCCTCCCCAACTTGAAGGATTGA
- the folB gene encoding dihydroneopterin aldolase — translation MATIHITDLSLRTVIGTNDWERKNKQDVIINIAIEYDAKAAAQSDDLKDTVDYKAITKKVITEVESSQYELLEKLVDRVLGIVTEDRRVQTATVRIDKPQALRFAKSVSVEMSRKREP, via the coding sequence ATGGCCACCATTCACATCACGGATTTGAGTCTGCGGACCGTCATCGGCACCAATGACTGGGAGAGGAAAAACAAACAGGACGTGATCATCAACATCGCCATTGAATATGACGCCAAGGCCGCCGCGCAGTCGGACGACCTGAAGGACACGGTCGATTACAAGGCCATCACCAAAAAAGTCATCACTGAAGTGGAATCATCGCAATACGAGTTGCTGGAAAAACTCGTGGACCGCGTCCTGGGGATCGTCACGGAGGACCGGCGTGTGCAGACGGCGACCGTCAGGATCGACAAACCCCAGGCCCTGCGTTTTGCCAAATCCGTTTCGGTTGAGATGTCCCGTAAGCGCGAGCCTTGA
- a CDS encoding SDR family oxidoreductase — protein sequence MPAHPPYKGTALVTGAARRIGKTLALALSRWGYRVALHCNRSHKDAGAVAREIKKEGGDCEIFAFDLADAGKVQALFKAVTRRFPDLNILINNASIFEKSSLRKPDLGNFDRHFAVNLRAPYILTSLFASSCKKGHIINILDAHIVRDRTAHAAYLLSKKGLNELTRMSAYALAPDIRVNGIAPGLILPPEGEGQNYLDRLAKDIPLKRKGDLANIVRSLQFLLENDDLTGQIIFSDGGEHLE from the coding sequence ATGCCGGCACATCCCCCTTATAAAGGTACGGCCCTGGTCACCGGCGCGGCCCGCCGCATCGGAAAAACCCTTGCCCTGGCCCTGTCCCGCTGGGGCTACCGTGTCGCCTTGCACTGCAACCGGTCCCACAAAGACGCCGGTGCTGTCGCCCGGGAAATCAAGAAGGAAGGGGGCGACTGCGAAATCTTTGCCTTTGACCTGGCCGACGCAGGGAAAGTCCAGGCCTTATTCAAAGCCGTGACCCGCCGCTTCCCGGACCTGAACATCCTGATCAACAACGCCTCCATTTTTGAAAAATCCAGCCTGCGCAAACCCGACCTCGGCAACTTCGACCGCCATTTCGCGGTCAACCTGCGCGCGCCCTACATCCTGACGTCCTTGTTCGCGTCATCCTGCAAAAAAGGCCATATCATCAATATCCTCGACGCGCACATCGTCCGGGACCGGACAGCCCACGCGGCGTATCTCTTGTCGAAAAAAGGGTTGAATGAATTGACCCGGATGTCGGCATACGCGCTGGCCCCGGATATCCGCGTCAACGGCATCGCGCCGGGGCTGATCCTGCCTCCCGAGGGCGAAGGGCAAAACTATCTGGACCGGCTGGCAAAGGACATCCCGCTCAAACGCAAAGGCGACCTGGCCAACATCGTCCGGTCCCTGCAATTTTTGCTGGAAAATGACGACCTCACCGGCCAGATCATTTTCAGCGACGGCGGAGAGCATCTCGAATAA
- the folE gene encoding GTP cyclohydrolase I FolE, producing MDQYFKKLLETIGEDTTREGLRATPKRAAQAFQFMTKGYREDIKSVLNNAIFESDNDEMIIVKDIELYSLCEHHLLPFFGKCHVGYLPNGKIIGLSKIARIVDVFARRLQVQENLTKQIAETLMKCTNARGVGVVIEARHLCMMMRGVEKQNSLMKTSYMLGLFRKESSTRSEFLSLIR from the coding sequence ATGGACCAATATTTCAAAAAACTGCTCGAAACCATCGGCGAGGACACCACCCGGGAAGGACTCCGCGCGACGCCGAAAAGGGCCGCCCAGGCGTTCCAGTTCATGACCAAAGGGTACCGGGAGGACATCAAAAGCGTCCTCAATAACGCGATCTTTGAGTCCGACAACGATGAGATGATCATCGTCAAGGACATTGAGCTGTATTCTCTCTGCGAACACCATCTCCTGCCGTTTTTCGGAAAATGCCACGTCGGTTACCTGCCTAACGGAAAGATCATCGGGCTGTCCAAGATCGCCCGGATTGTCGATGTCTTCGCCCGCCGGCTCCAGGTCCAGGAAAACCTGACCAAGCAGATCGCCGAAACGCTGATGAAATGCACAAACGCCCGCGGGGTCGGGGTGGTCATCGAGGCCCGGCACCTGTGCATGATGATGCGAGGGGTGGAGAAGCAGAACTCCCTGATGAAGACATCCTATATGCTCGGGCTTTTCCGCAAAGAAAGTTCGACCCGTTCCGAATTCCTGAGTCTCATCCGGTAA